Part of the Schistocerca piceifrons isolate TAMUIC-IGC-003096 unplaced genomic scaffold, iqSchPice1.1 HiC_scaffold_359, whole genome shotgun sequence genome is shown below.
aatacaaaaggcacaatgccgacttaagtacaggaaatctgactcttcttactgtctatgttttgatccgttcctgtgacactagatatagattccgatgcttcacttcaggtttactatatccctctgaccttcttattgacgatgaaacgcagaaatcgaatcggaaataaatacaaaaagcacaatgccgaattaagtacaaaaaaactgactcttcttactgtctatgttttgaaacattcctgtgacactagttatagattccgatgcttcacttcatttttacggtgtccctctgaccttcttatcacgatgaaacacagaaattgcatcggaattaattagaaaagtcacaatgccgacttaagtacaagaaaactgactcttctaacttacaatgctttgaaccactcctgtgacactagttatagattccgatgcttcactttaggtttactgtatccctctgaccttcttattgatgttgaaacacagaaattgcattggaaataaatacaaaaggcacaatgccgacttaagtacaagataactgactcttctttctgtctatggtatgaaccattcctgcgacactagttatagattccgatgcttcacttcaggtttactgtatccctctgaccttcttattgacgatgaaacacagaaattgcatcggaattaaatacaaaaggcacaatgccgacttaagtactagaaaactgactcttcttattgtctaagttttgaaccattcctgtgacactagttatagattccgatgcttcacttcagctttactgtatccctctgaccttcttattgacgatgaaagacagaaattgcatcggaattaaatacaaaaggcacaacgccgacttaagtacaagaaaactgacccttcttactgtctatcttttgaaccattcctgtgacacaagttatagattcctaatcttcacttcaggtttactgtaccctcagaccttcttattgtcgctgaaacacagaaattgcatcggaattaaatacaaaaggcacaatgccgatttaagtacaagaaaactgactcttcttactgtctatattttcaaccattcatgtgacactagttatagattccgatgctttactccaggtttactgtatccctctgacctccttattgacgatgaacacagaaattgcataggaattaaatacaaaaggcacaatgccgacttaagtacaagaaaactgactcttcttactgtcgaagttttgaaccattcctgtgacactagttatagatttctatgcttcacttcaggtttactgtaccctcagaccttcttattgtcgatgaaacacagaaattgcatcggaaataaatacaaatggcacaacgccctaattaagtacaagaaaactgactcttcttactgtctatgttttgaaccattaatgtgacactagttatagattccgatgcttcacttcaggtttactgtatccctctgaccctcttgttcacgatgaaacacagaaattacatcggaatttaatacaaaaggcacaatgccgatttaagtacaagaaaactgactcttcttactgtctatattttcaaccattcatgtgacactagttatagattccgatgctttactccaggtttactgtgtccctctgacctccttattgacgatgaacacagaaattgcataggaattaaatacaaaaggcacaatgccgacttaagtacaagaaaactgactcttcttactgtcgaagttatgaactattcctgtgacactagttatagattccgatgcttcacttcaggtttactgtatccctctgaccttcttcttgacgatgaaacacagaaattgcatcggaattcaatacaaaaggcacaatgccgacttaagtacaagaaaactgacttttcttactgtctatgtttgaaccattcctgtgacactagttatagattccgatgcttcacttcaggtttactgtatccctctgaccttattattgacgatgaaacacggaaattgcatcggaattaaatacaaaaggcacaatgccgacttaagtacaagaaaactgactcttcttactgtctatgttttgaaccattgcagtgacactagctatagattccgatgtttcacttctggtttaccgtatccctctgaccttcttattgacgatgaaacactgaaattgcatcggaattaaatacaaaaggcacaatgccgacttaagtacaggaaatctgactcttcttactgtctatgttttgatccgttcctgtgacactagatatagattccgatgcttcacttcaggtttactatatccctctgaccttcttattgacgatgaaacgcagaaatcgaatcggaaataaatacaaaaagcacaatgccgaattaagtacaaaaaaactgactcttcttactgtctatgttttgaaacattcctgtgacactagttatagattccgatgcttcacttcatttttacggtgtccctctgaccttcttatcacgatgaaacacagaaattgcatcggaattaattagaaaagtcacaatgccgacttaacactctaagcgccaagcccgtaaaatttacgggcctgggatcgcgcgaaaatcaccaagcccgtaaaatttacgggccgctacatttaatttcattcaaaacactgcaacgttatttctacgggtttggccagcgctatacgtttttcagatgtttattaacaaaatgcgtccatagatgtcacggcagcgctgtaattcatgttaaaacttatctttgcgttctcagtctgtatatcattcagttgtttgtcatcatgtttcggcgcggtttatcagacgcagaaattgcggatttgatcaatcatagcgacactctggataatgtagagagtgattcagacgattctgaatgcaatggtgtgtttgaaggtacgtatttccgaattttccacgtaattgtgcagtacgcacatatctgttgaacatgtgtaaacgatgtatgtagttacacataatgtgatattctttttagaagacgagattgatgacagtttgtcttcagatgaagacgagaatgatgttgaaggtgttgcttcaaatccagcagctgtgccgtatccgaaagacagtgagtggactgcagttgacacctaccgacctctgcctgtcaacacgacacccaggcagatactagtggatattgatgagtcgagttctgtactggattgcagtaaagtgttccttactgacagtgacgtaaatgaacttaagagacagacaaatttgtatgcatcacagacaatacagaagaaaagaagaggaaataatctgaagccccattcagttttgagttcgtggaagccagtgactataagtgagatgaggcgtttcttgggtattattttccacatgtgtgtttcgaaaaagcccaaaattgcggaccattggagcactaatcctgttcttagttgtaacttttgtccccatgtcatgagccgtttgcgtttcactcagatactgtcatgcttgcatcttgttgacaattcaaatcagaaaaaaccaggcgaagatggatttcatccactttacaaagttttgccatattataataatttgaaggagcgatgtatccaggcatatcgtccctcagaaaaagtgacaattgatgaaggaatttgcccatttcgaggtcgtgtgagtttccgtgtttacatgcaaaataagcctcataagtatggactgaaagtatatgctgttgctgaagccagtagtggctatgttgtaaattttgaagtttatgctggtaagcatattgttgacaattcttcgtctgcggttattttgcgattgttgtctgacagcagcttgctgaacaaaggccacactgtgtatttagatcgattttattccagtccagagctatttcagcaactggcagagaaaggcactggagctgttggtactgtgaacaaatccaggaaaggattgcctaaagatttagtatctgctacgctgaaaaagggcgaaatgtcttttcggcgtaaagataatgtattggcaatgaagtggaaagataagagagatgtgtatacattgtctacaaggcatcaagcaacatttggtacgcatactaagagaaatgggtctgtagtattgaaaccacttcaggtacttgattacaacctcaataaaattggagtggatattggagaccaacgcctgcagtacaatccgttccagcacagaactgtgaaatggtggcgaaaattatatttccatttgctgcttatgggagtatcaaatgcattttggctgtacaatgcagtgcacaggaagaaaattacaataacagactttataacagtgcttgcagttcagcttgttgaagacgacacacttgaattcattccaagaaatgaaggaactgtaggtcggctaacaaagagacattttttgcagcacatacctgcaactactaagaagtatgctgctcgtgtgtgtcacgtgtgcagttccaggagcaagaaacagagtggcaaggcttctcgcaaagagacacgatacgaatgtgaacagtgtggcgttgcactctgcctggaaccttgctttaaaattttccacactaaaaaacaatatgattctgtgtgaaatttatatgtaatactgtatactatcagaaacatgtaatgtagtgccacaattttggttaaaaataaatcacaattgtattcccttattcgtatgactttttctaaattcttaaaacatctaagtgatttctataactgtaccttaaagctgtgcattgtaaagtagtttctttcactcagaattaaagtagaaatgtgcagcttcaagatggtaccaaatttgccacaatccaaacagtagatttgatgcagtaatttttttaatattggtaaaattgcccggtttctagggacgggtgcataaaataggcctggtacagagagtgttaagtacaagaaaactgactcttctaacttacaatgctttgaaccactcctgtgacactagttatagattccgatgcttcactttaggtttactgtatccctctgaccttcttattgatgttgaaacacagaaattgcattggaaataaatacaaaaggcacaatgccgacttaagtacaagataactgactcttctttctgtctatggtatgaaccattcctgcgacactagttatagattccgatgcttcacttcaggtttactgtatccctctgaccttcttattgacgatgaaacacagaaattgcatcggaattaaatacaaaaggcacaatgccgacttaagtactagaaaactgactcttcttattgtctaagttttgaaccattcctgtgacactagttatagattccgatgcttcacttcagctttactgtatccctctgaccttcttattgacgatgaaagagagaaattgcatcggaattaaatacaaaaggcacaacgccgacttaagtacaagaaaactgacccttcttactgtctatcttttgaaccattcctgtgacactagttatagattcctatgcttcacttcaggtttactgtaccctcagaccttcttattgtcgctgaaacacagaaattgcatcggaattaaatacaaaaggcacaatgccgatttaagtacaagaaaactgactcttcttactgtctatattttcaaccattcatgtgacactagttatagattccgatgctttactccaggtttactgtatccctctgacctccttattgacgatgaacacagaaattgcataggaattaaatacaaaaggcacaatgccgacttaagtacaagaaaactgactcttcttactgtcgaagttttgaactattcctgtgacactagttatagattccgatgcttcatttcaggtttactgtatccctctgaccttcttcttgacgatgaaacacagaaattgcatcggaattcaatacaaaaggcacaatgccgacttaagtacaagaaaactgacttttcttactgtctatgtttgaaccattgcagtgacactagctatagattccgatgtttcacttctggtttaccgtatccctctgaccttcttattgacgatgaaacactgaaattgcatcggaattaaatacaaaaggcacaatgccgacttaagtacaggaaatctgactcttcttactgtctatgttttgatccgttcctgtgacactagatatagattccgatgcttcacttcaggtttactatatccctctgacctacttattgacgatgaaacgcagaaatcgaatcggaaataaatacaaaaagcacaatgccgaattaagtacaaaaaaactgactcttcttactgtctatgttttgaaacattcctgtgacactagttatagattccgatgcttcacttcatttttacggtatccctctgtccttcttatcacgatgaaacacagaaattgcatcggaattaattagaaaagtcacaatgccgacttaagtacaagaaaactgactcttctaacttacaatgctttgaaccactcctgtgacactagttatagattccgatgcttcactttaggtttactgtatccctctgaccttcttattgatgttgaaacacagaaattgcattggaattaaatacaaaaggcacagtgccgacttaagtacaagataactgactcttctttctgtctatggtttgaaccattcctgcgacactagttatagattccgatgcttcacttcaggtttactgtatccctctgaccttcttattgacgatgaaacacagaaattgcatcggaattaaatacaaaaggcacaatgccgacttaagtactagaaaactgactcttcttattgtctaagttttgaaccattcctgtgacactagttatagattccgatgcttcacttcagctttactgtatccctctgaccttcttattgacgatgaaagacagaaattgcatcggaattaaatacaaaaggcacaacgccgacttaagtacaagaaaactgacccttcttactgtctatgttttgaaccattcctgtgacactagttatagattcctatgcttcacttcaggtttactgtaccctcagaccttcttattgtcgatgaaacacagaaattgcatcggaattaaatacaaaaggcacaatgccgatttaagtacaagaaaactgactcttcttactgtctatattttcaaccattcatgtgacactagttatagattccgatgctttactccaggtttactgtatccctctgacctccttattgacgatgaacacagaaattgcataggaattaaatacaaaaggcacaatgccgacttaagtacaagaaaactgactcttcttactgtcgaagttttgaactattcctgtgacactagttatagattccgatgcttcacttcagctttactgtatccctctgaccttcttcttgacgatgaaacacagaaattgcatcggaattcaatacaaaaggcacaatgccgacttaagtacaagaaaactgacttttcttactgtctatgtttgaaccattcctgtgacactagttatagattccgatgcttcacttcaggtttactgtatccctctgaccttattattgacgatgaatcacggaaattgcatcggaattaaatacaaaaggcacaatgccgacttaagtacaagaaaactgactcttcttactgtctatgttttgaaccattgctgtgacactagctatagattccgatgtttcacttctggtttaccgtatccctctgaccttcttattgacgatgaaacactgaaattgcatcggaattaaatacaaatggcacaatgccgacttaagtacaggaaatctgactcttcttactgtctatgttttgatccactcctgtgacactagatatagattccgatgcttcacttcaggtttactatatccctctgaccttcttattgacgatgaaacgcagaaatcgaatcggaaataaatacaaaaagcacaatgccgaattaagtacaagaaaactgactcttcttactgtctatgttttgaaccattcctgtgatactagttatatattccgatgcttcacttcaggtttactgtacccatcagacattcttattgacgctgaaactcagaaattgcatcggaattaaatgcaaaaggcacaatgccgactaatgtacaagaaaactgactctttatactgtctatgtttgctccattcatgtgacactagttatagattccgatgcgtcacttcaggtttactgtatccctctgaccttcttattgacgataaaacacagaaattgcatcggaattaaatacaaaaggcacaatgccgacttaagtacaagaaaactgactcttcttactgtctatgatttgaaacattcctgtgatactagttatagattccgatgcttcacttcatttttacggtatccctctgaccttcttattcacgatgaaacacagaaattgcatcggaattaaatagaaaagtcacaatgccgacttaagtacaagaaaactgactcttctaacttacaatgctttgaaccactcctgtgacactagtaatagattccgatgcttcactttaggtttactgtatccctctgaccttcttattgatgttgaaacacagaaattgcattggaattaaatacaaaaggcacaatgccgacttaagtacaagataactgactcttctttctgtctatggtttgaaccattcctgcgacactagttatagattccgatgcttcacttcaggtttactgtatcgctctgaccttcttcttgacgatgaaacacagaaattgcatcggaattcaatacaaaaggcacattgccgacttaagtacaagaaagctgacttttcttactgtctatgttttgaaccattcctgtgacactagttatagattccgatgcgtcacttcaggtttactgtatccctctgaccttcttattgacgataaaacacagatattgcatcggaattaaatacaaaaggcacaatgccgacttaagtactagaaaactgactcttcttattctctaagttttgaaccattcctgtgacactagtaatagattccgatgcttcacttcagctttactgtatccctctgaccttattattgacgatgaaagacagaaattgcatcggaattaaatacaaaaggcacacgcagacttaagtacaagaaaactgacccttcttactgtctatgttttgaaccattcctgtgacactagttatagattccgatgcttcacttcaggtttactgtaccctcagaccttcttattgtcgatgaaacacagaaattgcatcggaaataaatacaaatggcacaacgccctaattaagtacaagaaaactgactcttcttactgtctatgttttgaaccattaatgtgacactagttatagattccgatgcttcacttcaggtttactgtatccctctgaccctcttgttcacgatgaaacacagaaattgcatcggaatttaatacaaaaggcacaatgccgatttaagtacaacaaaactgactcttcttactgtctatattttcaaccattcatgtgacactagttatagattccgatgctttactccaggtttactgtgtccctctgacctccttattgacgatgaacacagaaattgcataggaattaaatacaaaaggcacaatgccgacttaagtacaagaaaactgactcttcttactgtcgaagttatgaactattcctgtgacactagttatagattccgatgcttcacttcaggcttactgtatccctctgaccttcttcttgacgatgaaacacagaaattgcatcggaattcaatacaaaaggcacaattccgacttaagtacaagaaaactgacttttcgtactgtctatgtttgaaccattcctgtgacactagttatagattccgatgcttcacttcaggtttactgtatccctctgaccttattattgacgatgaaacacggaaattgcatcggaattaaatacaaaaggcacaatgccgacttaagtacaagaaaactgactcttcttactgtctatgttttgaaccattgcagtgacactagctatagattccgatgtttcacttctggtttaccgtatccctctgaccttcttattgacgatgaaacactgaaattgcatcggaattaaatacaaaaggcacaatgccgacttaagtacaggaaatctgactcttcttactgtctatgttttgatccgttcctgtgacactagatatagattccgatgcttcacttcaggtttactatatccctctgaccttcttattgacgatgaaacgcagaaatcgaatcggaaataaatacaaaaagcacaatgccgaattaagtacaaaaaaactgactcttcttactgtctatgttttgaaacattcctgtgacactagttatagattccgatgcttcacttcatttttacggtgtccctctgaccttcttatcacgatgaaacacagaaattgcatcggaattaattagaaaagtcacaatgccgacttaagtacaagaaaactgactcttctaacttacaatgctttgaaccactcctgtgacactagttatagattccgatgcttcactttaggtttactgtatccctctgaccttcttattgatgttgaaacacagaaattgcattggaaataaatacaaaaggcacaatgccgacttaagtacaagataactgactcttctttctgtctatggtatgaaccattcctgcgacactagttatagattccgatgcttcacttcaggtttactgtatccctctgaccttcttattgacgatgaaacacagaaattgcatcggaattaaatacaaaaggcacaatgccgacttaagtactagaaaactgactcttcttattgtctaagttttgaaccattcctgtgacactagttatagattccgatgcttcacttcagctttactgtatccctctgaccttcttattgacgatgaaagacagaaattgcatcggaattaaatacaaaaggcacaacgccgacttaagtacaagaaaactgacccttcttactgtctatcttttgaaccattcctgtgacacaagttatagattcctaatcttcacttcaggtttactgtaccctcagaccttcttattgtcgctgaaacacagaaattgcatcggaattaaatacaaaaggcacaatgccgatttaagtacaagaaaactgactcttcttactgtctatattttcaaccattcatgtgacactagttatagattccgatgctttactccaggtttactgtatccctctgacctccttattgacgatgaacacagaaattgcataggaattaaatacaaaaggcacaatgccgacttaagtacaagaaaactgactcttcttactgtcgaagttttgaaccattcctgtgacactagttatagatttctatgcttcacttcaggtttactgtaccctcagaccttcttattgtcgatgaaacacagaaattgcatcggaaataaatacaaatggcacaacgccctaattaagtacaagaaaactgactcttcttactgtctatgttttgaaccattaatgtgacactagttatagattccgatgcttcacttcaggtttactgtatccctctgaccctcttgttcacgatgaaacacagaaattacatcggaatttaatacaaaaggcacaatgccgatttaagtacaagaaaactgactcttcttactgtctatattttcaaccattcatgtgacactagttatagattccgatgctttactccaggtttactgtgtccctctgacctccttattgacgatgaacacagaaattgcataggaattaaatacaaaaggcacaatgccgacttaagtacaagaaaactgactcttcttactgtcgaagttatgaactattcctgtgacactagttatagattccgatgcttcacttcaggtttactgtatccctctgaccttcttcttgacgatgaaacacagaaattgcatcggaattcaatacaaaaggcacaatgccgacttaagtacaagaaaactgacttttcttactgtctatgtttgaaccattcctgtgacactagttatagattccgatgcttcacttcaggtttactgtatccctctgaccttattattgacgatgaaacacggaaattgcatcggaattaaatacaaaaggcacaatgccgacttaagtacaagaaaactgactcttcttactgtctatgttttgaaccattgcagtgacactagctatagattccgatgtttcacttctggtttaccgtatccctctgaccttcttattgacgatgaaacactgaaattgcatcggaattaaatacaaaaggcacaatgccgacttaagtacaggaaatctgactcttcttactgtctatgttttgatccgttcctgtgacactagatatagattccgatgcttcacttcaggtttactatatccctctgaccttcttattgacgatgaaacgcagaaatcgaatcggaaataaatacaaaaagcacaatgccgaattaagtacaaaaaaactgactcttcttactgtctatgttttgaaacattcctgtgacactagttatagattccgatgcttcacttcatttttacggtgtccctctgaccttcttatcacgatgaaacacagaaattgcatcggaattaattagaaaagtcacaatgccgacttaagtacaagaaaactgactcttctaacttacaatgctttgaaccactcctgtgacactagttatagattccgatgcttcactttaggtttactgtatccctctgaccttcttattgatgttgaaacacagaaattgcattggaaataaatacaaaaggcacaatgccgacttaagtacaagataactgactcttctttctgtctatggtatgaaccattcctgcgacactagttatagattccgatgcttcacttcaggtttactgtatccctctgaccttcttattgacgatgaaacacaga
Proteins encoded:
- the LOC124746593 gene encoding piggyBac transposable element-derived protein 4-like → CHGSAVIHVKTYLCVLSLYIIQLFVIMFRRGLSDAEIADLINHSDTLDNVESDSDDSECNGVFEEDEIDDSLSSDEDENDVEGVASNPAAVPYPKDSEWTAVDTYRPLPVNTTPRQILVDIDESSSVLDCSKVFLTDSDVNELKRQTNLYASQTIQKKRRGNNLKPHSVLSSWKPVTISEMRRFLGIIFHMCVSKKPKIADHWSTNPVLSCNFCPHVMSRLRFTQILSCLHLVDNSNQKKPGEDGFHPLYKVLPYYNNLKERCIQAYRPSEKVTIDEGICPFRGRVSFRVYMQNKPHKYGLKVYAVAEASSGYVVNFEVYAGKHIVDNSSSAVILRLLSDSSLLNKGHTVYLDRFYSSPELFQQLAEKGTGAVGTVNKSRKGLPKDLVSATLKKGEMSFRRKDNVLAMKWKDKRDVYTLSTRHQATFGTHTKRNGSVVLKPLQVLDYNLNKIGVDIGDQRLQYNPFQHRTVKWWRKLYFHLLLMGVSNAFWLYNAVHRKKITITDFITVLAVQLVEDDTLEFIPRNEGTVGRLTKRHFLQHIPATTKKYAARVCHVCSSRSKKQSGKASRKETRYECEQCGVALCLEPCFKIFHTKKQYDSV